CTCGGATGGTGGCGGGACTGATCTGCGCGGTGACAGGAAAGAACACACCCGATGCCGCTTGGCGCTCCCTTATCAAGCCTGGCGAAAAGGTCGGCATCAAGGTCTCCTCTCAGCCGGGCGCTATCGGCGGAACTCATCCCGCGGTGGCTCAGGCCGTCGTGGAGGGATTGGTTGCTGCCGGCATCAAGGCGAGCGATATCATTGTCTGGGATCGGCGCCGCGAGGATCTCGTGCAGGCGGGCTATGACAAAGTGCCTGGCCTGAACCTGCGTTGGATCGAGAAAGGTGAGGGGTATGACCCGAGGGCAATCGTCACGACATCCGCAATCGGACAGCTCGTTTACGGCGATCTTTCCTTCAAGGAGTCACGAAACTCTCTGGCCGACATCCTGGGGCCCAAGGCGCAACTCAGTGAGGAGAGTCATCTGCCCATCATTCTCTCCCGTGATGTGGACAAGGTGATCAACATTCCCTCTCTCTGCGACAGCTACTTTACCGGAGTGCATGGTGCCTTGGCTGGTATGACTGCCGGGATTCTCGATAACTGGAGGCGCTTCAGTAAGGGAGACGGCTATGGTGATTCCGCGTTGGCTGATGCCTACTCGGACGAGCGGATCGGGAAGAAAGTGATCCTGACAATGATGGACGGAATCGTTCTGCAATATGCCGGGGGACCCTATCCAAGCCCCGCAAACTGTGTTGCCTACGGTATGCTGCTTGCCTCGAAGGACCCCGTAGCTATT
This portion of the Verrucomicrobiota bacterium genome encodes:
- a CDS encoding DUF362 domain-containing protein, whose amino-acid sequence is MRHLYLSAIVLLALLLQEAMAELPSPRPDTASEKSVVWFALDSQAMGPSMTPRQPLVSRMVAGLICAVTGKNTPDAAWRSLIKPGEKVGIKVSSQPGAIGGTHPAVAQAVVEGLVAAGIKASDIIVWDRRREDLVQAGYDKVPGLNLRWIEKGEGYDPRAIVTTSAIGQLVYGDLSFKESRNSLADILGPKAQLSEESHLPIILSRDVDKVINIPSLCDSYFTGVHGALAGMTAGILDNWRRFSKGDGYGDSALADAYSDERIGKKVILTMMDGIVLQYAGGPYPSPANCVAYGMLLASKDPVAIDATALRLLDEQRTVSRMPKASGDGDHVAEAAAKGLGNNDAKMILLKRLGLGSGGGIPSGAAVAPEAASLPLPSSRR